DNA sequence from the bacterium genome:
CGACGGCCTCGGCGACGCGCTGCGCGTTCCCGCCGGCGCCGACGCGGCGGCCGCGGCGAAGCTGGCCCACGACGTGCTGCAGGCCTCGCGCCGCCGCCTCGAGCGGGCGGAGTTCATCGCCTGCCCGTCGTGCGGCCGGACCCTCTTCGACCTCGTGGAGACGACGCGCCGCGTGCAGGCCCTGACGGCGCACCTCAAGCTGAAGATCGGCGTGATGGGGTGCGTGGTGAACGGGCCGGGCGAGATGGCCGACGCCGACTACGGCTACGTCGGCTGGGGCGAGGGGAAGGTCGCGCTCTTCGTCGGCCGCACGATGGTCGAGCGGGACATCCCGTCCGCCGACGCGCCGGCGCGCCTGGTGGAATTGATCAAGTCGCGCGGGCAGTGGACCGATCCGCCGGCGCCCGCCTCGCGCTGAGGC
Encoded proteins:
- a CDS encoding flavodoxin-dependent (E)-4-hydroxy-3-methylbut-2-enyl-diphosphate synthase, which encodes DGLGDALRVPAGADAAAAAKLAHDVLQASRRRLERAEFIACPSCGRTLFDLVETTRRVQALTAHLKLKIGVMGCVVNGPGEMADADYGYVGWGEGKVALFVGRTMVERDIPSADAPARLVELIKSRGQWTDPPAPASR